A single Polynucleobacter acidiphobus DNA region contains:
- the recO gene encoding DNA repair protein RecO has product MAGARVLDEPGFVLHSIPYKETSLILDVFTRSHGRLALIAKGAKRPHSSLRPVLQRFQPLLISWSGKSELRTLTKSEWVGGSPALVGDALLCGFYLNELLVKFLAREDAYESLYDHYAETVYALSQIESSGPSIEQTLRPFELALLRETGYAAALDHCVETRLQPIDGERYVYQPERGIRPWQPDDPNHWPVLEGSALRAMAQGDFSGSETLSQSKQLMRFLLGIHLQDQALTTRQILIDLKKI; this is encoded by the coding sequence ATGGCAGGAGCTCGTGTTCTGGATGAGCCGGGATTTGTACTGCACAGCATCCCCTATAAAGAAACAAGCCTAATTCTGGATGTATTTACCCGTTCGCACGGACGACTGGCATTAATCGCTAAAGGTGCGAAGCGCCCTCATTCGAGCTTACGACCAGTTCTGCAGCGCTTTCAGCCACTGCTCATCTCGTGGAGTGGTAAATCAGAACTGAGAACTCTCACTAAATCAGAATGGGTCGGAGGTTCTCCGGCTTTGGTTGGAGATGCACTTTTGTGTGGTTTCTATCTCAATGAGCTGCTGGTGAAGTTTTTGGCTAGAGAAGATGCCTACGAGTCGCTCTACGATCATTATGCCGAGACAGTTTATGCGCTCTCACAAATCGAGTCCTCCGGACCATCAATCGAGCAAACCTTAAGACCATTTGAGCTGGCCCTTTTGCGAGAGACTGGATATGCTGCAGCTCTTGATCATTGTGTGGAGACCCGCTTGCAACCAATTGATGGCGAGCGATATGTCTATCAGCCCGAGAGGGGGATCCGTCCATGGCAACCCGATGACCCCAATCATTGGCCGGTACTTGAGGGGTCGGCACTGCGAGCCATGGCGCAGGGAGACTTTTCGGGATCAGAGACCCTAAGCCAGAGCAAACAATTAATGCGTTTTCTCTTGGGTATTCACTTGCAAGATCAGGCTTTGACCACTCGTCAAATCTTGATTGATCTAAAAAAGATCTAA
- the fabG gene encoding 3-oxoacyl-ACP reductase FabG: MNLDLTNQVALVTGASRGIGQAIADELALCGAIVIGTATSESGANAISERLSSSKGIGKVLNVTEGAACDAMIEDIVKQFGRIDILVNNAGITKDQLAMRMKEDEWSDVIATNLSSVFKLSQAVLRPMMKARSGRIINITSIVGHMGNAGQANYAAAKAGVAGMTRALAREIGSRNITVNCVAPGFIDTDMTRALSEDQQNSLKANIPLARLGTPEDVAQAVAFLASPAAAYITGNTLHVNGGLYLA, encoded by the coding sequence ATGAACCTCGATTTGACGAATCAAGTAGCACTAGTAACCGGCGCATCGCGCGGTATCGGACAGGCAATCGCCGATGAATTGGCCCTTTGTGGCGCAATCGTGATCGGTACCGCAACCTCAGAGTCGGGTGCGAATGCAATCTCCGAGCGATTGAGTTCATCTAAGGGCATTGGTAAAGTCTTGAATGTCACAGAAGGAGCCGCCTGTGATGCAATGATTGAGGATATCGTCAAGCAATTTGGGCGCATTGATATTTTGGTCAACAACGCAGGCATTACCAAAGATCAATTAGCGATGCGCATGAAAGAGGATGAGTGGTCAGATGTGATTGCTACCAATCTGAGTTCGGTATTTAAGTTATCGCAAGCCGTGTTGCGACCCATGATGAAGGCCCGATCAGGCCGGATTATTAATATCACCTCGATTGTTGGTCATATGGGCAATGCTGGTCAGGCAAATTATGCGGCTGCCAAGGCGGGAGTCGCTGGCATGACCCGGGCTCTGGCACGTGAGATTGGTAGCCGTAATATCACGGTGAATTGTGTAGCACCCGGATTTATCGATACGGATATGACCCGCGCTTTAAGCGAGGACCAGCAAAATAGCCTCAAGGCCAATATTCCCCTAGCACGCTTAGGCACCCCTGAGGATGTCGCCCAGGCGGTCGCTTTCTTGGCCTCACCCGCAGCGGCATACATCACCGGAAATACCCTCCATGTCAATGGTGGCCTATATCTGGCTTGA
- the fabF gene encoding beta-ketoacyl-ACP synthase II, translating into MPASNQPRRVVVTGLGLISPVGNSVGTAWDNLIAGKTGIATVTKFDHSALSVHFAGEVKDFNVEEYISAKEARHMDTFIHYGIAAGTQAIKDSGLEVTDQNSERIGVLVGSGIGGLPMIEDTNAELLSRGPRRISPFFVPGSIINMISGHLSILFNLKGPNVAAVTACTTGLHSIGLAARLIQYGDADVMIAGGAESTISALGIGGFAAARALSTRNDDPATASRPWDKDRDGFVLGEGAGVMVLEEYEHAKARGAKIYAELCGFGMSGDAYHMTAPNMDGPRRCMVNAMRDAGITADQIQYVNAHGTSTPLGDKNETDAIKAALGDHAKKVVVNSTKSMTGHLLGGAGGLESVFTVLALHHQKSPPTINIFNQDPECDLDYCANTARDLKIDFAVKNNFGFGGTNGTLIFGKKP; encoded by the coding sequence GTGCCCGCATCAAATCAACCACGTCGCGTGGTGGTCACCGGCTTAGGTCTGATTTCACCAGTTGGCAATTCAGTTGGAACCGCATGGGATAACCTGATTGCGGGTAAGACGGGTATTGCTACGGTCACTAAGTTTGACCACTCAGCGCTTAGTGTGCATTTTGCTGGTGAGGTTAAAGATTTCAATGTCGAGGAATACATCTCTGCCAAAGAGGCTCGGCATATGGACACCTTCATTCATTATGGAATTGCAGCTGGCACCCAAGCCATTAAAGATAGTGGCCTAGAGGTAACTGATCAAAATTCTGAGCGAATTGGCGTATTGGTTGGCTCAGGCATTGGCGGTTTGCCGATGATTGAGGATACCAATGCTGAGTTGCTCTCACGTGGGCCGCGGCGCATCTCCCCATTTTTTGTGCCGGGCTCGATCATTAACATGATTTCTGGGCATTTGAGCATCCTCTTTAATCTCAAGGGTCCTAATGTCGCGGCGGTTACTGCCTGTACGACGGGTTTACATAGTATTGGTTTGGCTGCCCGCTTGATTCAGTATGGCGACGCAGATGTGATGATCGCTGGCGGCGCTGAGTCGACTATTTCTGCTTTGGGTATCGGCGGCTTTGCTGCTGCGAGAGCATTGTCGACCCGTAATGATGATCCCGCAACTGCCTCGCGCCCCTGGGACAAAGACCGCGATGGATTTGTTTTAGGTGAGGGTGCCGGCGTAATGGTGCTCGAAGAGTACGAGCATGCGAAAGCACGTGGCGCCAAAATTTATGCGGAGTTATGTGGTTTTGGAATGAGCGGTGATGCCTATCATATGACCGCACCAAATATGGATGGCCCGCGTCGTTGCATGGTGAATGCAATGCGTGATGCAGGGATTACGGCAGATCAAATTCAGTATGTCAACGCACATGGCACATCAACACCCTTGGGTGATAAGAATGAAACGGATGCCATCAAGGCGGCTTTGGGTGATCATGCCAAAAAAGTGGTGGTGAACTCTACGAAATCGATGACTGGGCATTTATTGGGTGGCGCTGGAGGCCTAGAATCGGTCTTTACCGTTCTTGCATTGCACCATCAAAAATCACCACCGACTATCAATATTTTCAATCAAGACCCCGAATGCGACCTTGATTACTGCGCCAATACCGCTAGGGATCTCAAAATCGATTTCGCCGTTAAAAACAATTTTGGATTTGGGGGTACCAACGGTACCTTGATATTTGGGAAAAAGCCCTAA
- the rnc gene encoding ribonuclease III, whose translation MNARATLDLGPLQDRLAYQFKKPDLLNQALTHRSHSKKNNERLEFLGDSVLNCVVAEILYERYADLDEGDLSRVRANLVKQQALYEIAQALMLSDYLKLGEGELKSGGFRRPSILADTLEAIAGAIFIDGGFDAAKASLRKLYSTILQNVDPKTLGKDDKTLLQEYLQGFQLPLPTYNVVATTGAAHNQQFEVECIVPNLKVSVKGEGASRRAAEQGAAKIALVAVQKALPQESRKPKKTRAAKKKAAKADPVKGQLPLKLKD comes from the coding sequence ATGAACGCCCGGGCAACGCTCGATCTTGGCCCATTGCAGGATCGTTTGGCCTATCAATTTAAAAAACCTGATTTATTAAATCAAGCCTTAACCCATCGCAGTCATAGCAAAAAGAATAATGAGCGCCTCGAGTTTTTGGGAGACTCCGTATTGAACTGTGTTGTTGCCGAGATTTTGTATGAGCGTTATGCCGATCTTGATGAGGGTGACCTATCGCGAGTACGGGCAAATTTAGTGAAACAACAAGCGCTCTATGAAATTGCTCAAGCCTTGATGCTATCGGACTATCTCAAGCTTGGAGAAGGTGAGTTAAAAAGCGGTGGATTTCGAAGGCCCTCCATCCTGGCGGATACGCTCGAAGCCATTGCGGGCGCCATTTTTATTGATGGAGGATTTGATGCAGCGAAAGCGAGTCTGCGCAAACTGTACTCCACCATCTTGCAAAACGTGGATCCTAAAACTTTGGGCAAAGACGATAAAACCTTGCTGCAAGAGTATTTACAAGGCTTTCAGTTACCCCTACCCACATATAACGTGGTGGCCACCACCGGTGCTGCTCATAATCAGCAGTTTGAGGTTGAGTGCATTGTCCCGAATCTCAAGGTGAGCGTGAAGGGCGAGGGTGCATCGCGGCGCGCTGCAGAACAGGGCGCCGCAAAAATTGCTCTAGTTGCTGTCCAAAAAGCCTTGCCACAAGAGTCGCGCAAGCCCAAGAAGACCCGTGCTGCAAAAAAGAAAGCTGCCAAAGCCGATCCGGTTAAAGGCCAACTCCCCCTTAAGTTAAAGGACTAA
- the acpP gene encoding acyl carrier protein: MDNIEQRVKKIVAEQLGVPEADIKNESSFVNDLGADSLDTVELVMALEDEFGIEIPDEEAEKITTVQLAIDFAKTKAGQA, encoded by the coding sequence ATGGACAACATCGAACAACGCGTTAAGAAAATTGTGGCTGAGCAGTTAGGCGTGCCAGAAGCAGACATCAAAAATGAGTCTTCTTTTGTGAATGACCTTGGCGCAGACTCTCTTGACACAGTTGAATTGGTAATGGCTTTAGAAGACGAGTTTGGTATTGAGATACCAGACGAAGAAGCTGAAAAAATTACCACTGTACAGCTTGCGATTGATTTCGCAAAAACGAAAGCTGGACAGGCTTAA
- the lepA gene encoding translation elongation factor 4 — MDHIRNFSIIAHIDHGKSTLADRIIQLCGGLSDREMEEQVLDSMDIERERGITIKAQTAALTYKAKDGKTYNLNLIDTPGHVDFSYEVSRSLSACEGALLVVDASQGVEAQTVANCYTATELGVEVIPILNKIDLPSADPESAKKEIEDVIGIDATDAITCSAKTGLGVADVLEEMIRRVPPPKGDATQALQALIIDSWFDNYVGVVMLVRVVNGTLKPKDKITLMATGSTHLVEQLGVFTPKSVTRPQLSAGEVGFIIAGIKELKAAKVGDTVTHASGQQGRTPAPQPLPGFKEVKPQVFAGLYPVEANQYDALRESLEKLKLNDASLQFDPEVSQALGFGFRCGFLGLLHMEIVQERLERQFDMSLITTAPTVVYQVEQRDGTNVVVDNPSKMPDPSKIETILEPIVTVNLYMPQEYVGSVITLCTGKRGIQTNMTYLGRQVQLTYELPMAEIVLDFFDRLKSVSRGYASMDYEFKEYRPADVVKVDILINGDRVDALSIIVHRSNSQSRGREVVAKMRGIIPRQMFDVAIQAAIGSNIIARENVKALRKNVLAKCYGGDITRKRKLLEKQKEGKKRMKQVGNVEIPQEAFLAILQVEEK; from the coding sequence ATGGATCACATCCGTAATTTCTCCATCATTGCCCATATTGACCATGGTAAATCGACCCTAGCGGATCGCATTATTCAGCTGTGCGGCGGTCTTTCCGACCGTGAAATGGAGGAACAAGTTCTTGATTCCATGGACATTGAGCGCGAGCGGGGTATTACCATTAAGGCCCAAACCGCTGCCCTTACGTACAAGGCAAAAGATGGGAAAACCTACAACCTCAATTTGATTGATACCCCAGGGCACGTCGATTTCTCTTATGAGGTCAGTCGCTCTCTGTCTGCCTGTGAAGGGGCATTGTTAGTTGTCGATGCCAGCCAAGGGGTTGAGGCGCAAACGGTGGCTAACTGCTATACCGCCACAGAGCTTGGTGTAGAAGTCATTCCGATTCTTAATAAGATCGATTTACCATCCGCGGATCCTGAGTCGGCTAAGAAAGAGATTGAGGATGTCATCGGTATTGATGCAACCGATGCCATTACCTGTTCTGCTAAAACAGGACTGGGCGTCGCTGATGTTTTAGAAGAAATGATTCGGCGCGTGCCACCACCAAAGGGTGATGCCACACAAGCTCTGCAAGCCTTAATTATTGATTCATGGTTTGATAACTATGTGGGCGTAGTGATGTTGGTGCGAGTGGTGAACGGTACCCTAAAACCAAAAGACAAAATTACCTTGATGGCTACAGGCTCTACCCATTTAGTGGAACAGCTTGGTGTTTTTACTCCAAAGTCAGTGACGCGTCCCCAGCTCAGTGCTGGCGAGGTTGGATTCATTATTGCTGGTATCAAAGAACTGAAGGCCGCCAAAGTGGGCGATACCGTGACCCATGCATCTGGTCAACAGGGTCGCACCCCTGCGCCACAGCCACTGCCAGGGTTTAAAGAGGTTAAGCCGCAGGTGTTTGCAGGTTTATATCCAGTAGAAGCCAATCAATACGATGCGTTACGCGAGTCGCTTGAAAAGCTCAAATTGAACGACGCATCTTTGCAGTTCGATCCGGAGGTCTCTCAAGCTTTAGGGTTTGGATTTCGGTGCGGATTCTTAGGTCTATTGCATATGGAAATTGTGCAAGAGCGTTTAGAGCGGCAGTTTGATATGAGCTTGATTACAACCGCACCAACGGTTGTTTACCAGGTTGAGCAACGCGATGGTACGAATGTGGTGGTGGACAACCCATCCAAAATGCCCGACCCCAGCAAGATCGAAACAATCTTAGAGCCGATTGTGACAGTCAATTTGTATATGCCCCAAGAATACGTTGGTTCGGTCATTACCTTGTGCACTGGTAAGCGGGGCATTCAAACCAATATGACCTATTTAGGGCGTCAGGTACAGCTCACTTATGAGTTGCCGATGGCAGAAATCGTCTTGGATTTCTTTGATCGCCTGAAATCCGTCTCACGAGGTTATGCCTCGATGGATTATGAGTTTAAAGAGTACCGACCAGCGGATGTGGTGAAGGTCGATATCTTAATTAATGGCGATCGGGTTGATGCCTTGTCCATCATTGTGCATCGAAGTAATAGTCAATCGCGCGGTCGCGAGGTGGTTGCTAAGATGCGCGGCATTATTCCTAGACAAATGTTTGATGTCGCAATTCAGGCGGCAATTGGTAGCAATATTATTGCCAGAGAAAACGTCAAGGCTTTACGAAAGAATGTATTGGCGAAGTGCTATGGTGGTGACATTACCCGCAAGCGCAAGTTACTCGAGAAGCAAAAAGAGGGCAAGAAGCGTATGAAGCAAGTGGGTAATGTTGAAATTCCGCAAGAAGCATTTTTGGCCATCCTGCAGGTGGAAGAAAAATGA
- the lepB gene encoding signal peptidase I → MNFALILFILAIITGIAWVADKLYFAPQRKAAGIERMPLWLEYSASFFPVILAVFILRSFLIEPFKIPSGSMIPTLQIGDFIVVNKYTYGIRLPVINQKIIEIGTPKRGDVVVFRYPKDQSVDYIKRVIAIPGDDILYEDKKVTINGKPLQYAGGAPYLDPESMRYSKLYQESFPADLGGNVHEILNDPDRSTIYQGENFPGSENCQYQGTALRCKVPAGHYFVMGDNRDNSLDSRFWGFVPDQNLVGRAFFIWLNMGSLGRIGSFQ, encoded by the coding sequence ATGAACTTTGCCCTCATCCTATTCATCTTGGCCATCATTACAGGCATTGCATGGGTTGCCGATAAACTCTACTTTGCCCCACAACGCAAAGCTGCCGGAATTGAGCGGATGCCACTTTGGCTGGAGTATTCGGCAAGTTTCTTCCCGGTTATTTTGGCGGTATTCATTCTGCGCTCATTTTTGATTGAGCCATTTAAGATTCCATCTGGATCGATGATTCCAACTTTGCAAATTGGAGATTTCATTGTCGTCAATAAATACACCTATGGCATTCGTTTGCCAGTAATCAATCAGAAAATCATTGAGATCGGCACCCCAAAACGGGGTGATGTGGTTGTCTTTCGTTACCCCAAAGATCAGTCAGTTGATTACATCAAACGCGTGATTGCGATTCCGGGTGATGACATCCTCTATGAGGATAAAAAGGTCACGATTAACGGCAAGCCACTTCAATATGCAGGTGGGGCGCCTTACCTTGATCCTGAGAGCATGCGGTATTCCAAGCTCTACCAAGAGAGCTTTCCAGCGGATCTTGGAGGTAATGTCCACGAGATTTTGAATGATCCCGATCGCAGCACGATCTATCAAGGCGAGAACTTTCCTGGATCGGAGAACTGCCAATATCAAGGAACTGCACTGCGCTGTAAGGTGCCAGCAGGTCATTATTTTGTGATGGGCGATAACCGCGACAACAGTCTAGATTCACGGTTCTGGGGATTTGTGCCCGATCAAAACTTAGTCGGTCGCGCCTTTTTCATTTGGCTCAATATGGGCTCACTCGGCCGGATTGGAAGTTTTCAGTAA
- a CDS encoding DegQ family serine endoprotease: protein MKKILLVVFSVFSWGILSFSPMVSSQTNTQPPRVAIPDFVELVEKASPAVVNIRTTERLSNQQAQGSAPGIPDEQAEFFRRFFGVPLPGAPNTPRGQGNRRGQPEEIERGVGSGFIIDSNGIVMTNAHVVEGATTIYVTLTDKREFKAKLLGADKRTDLAVLKIDATGLPKLPLGDSSKVKVGEWVVAIGSPFGLENTVTAGIVSAKSRDTGDYLPFIQTDVAVNPGNSGGPLLNTAGQVIGINSQIFSRSGGYMGISFAIPIDEAIRVADQLRTTGRLVRGRIGVAIGEINKEVAESLGLGKPRGAFVRNVEPGAPAAKGGIEAGDVILSFNGRDINKSTDLPRIVGETKPGTSATVKVWRKGATRDLTVVVADAEPDKAVARKSEAPASQAGTANKSLGISVTELTEAKNKELGGKGGVEITNVGDGAAARAGLRVGDVIVRIGDADITGIKQFESVTKALDPSKAVPIFVRRGDATIVVPIRPAQK from the coding sequence ATGAAAAAAATTCTATTGGTCGTTTTCTCGGTATTTAGCTGGGGAATTCTGTCGTTTTCACCGATGGTTTCCTCTCAAACAAACACTCAGCCACCTCGGGTCGCAATCCCAGATTTTGTGGAATTAGTTGAAAAGGCTAGTCCCGCAGTGGTTAATATTCGCACCACTGAGAGGTTATCCAATCAACAGGCTCAAGGTTCTGCTCCAGGCATACCTGATGAACAAGCAGAATTCTTCCGTCGCTTTTTTGGGGTACCCCTTCCAGGAGCACCAAATACCCCACGCGGTCAGGGCAACCGACGTGGCCAACCAGAAGAGATTGAACGTGGCGTTGGTTCGGGATTCATTATTGACTCCAATGGAATTGTGATGACCAATGCACACGTGGTTGAGGGTGCAACAACGATTTATGTCACCTTAACGGATAAGCGTGAGTTCAAGGCAAAACTACTCGGTGCTGACAAACGTACCGATCTCGCAGTCTTAAAAATTGACGCTACCGGCTTACCAAAACTCCCTCTAGGCGACTCCTCCAAGGTGAAGGTGGGTGAGTGGGTTGTGGCGATTGGCTCTCCCTTTGGTCTGGAAAATACCGTGACCGCGGGAATTGTCTCTGCTAAAAGCCGTGACACCGGAGACTACTTGCCATTCATTCAAACCGATGTCGCAGTTAATCCCGGAAACTCTGGTGGACCATTGCTCAATACGGCTGGCCAAGTGATTGGTATTAATTCTCAAATCTTCAGTCGCTCAGGTGGCTATATGGGAATTTCATTTGCAATCCCGATCGATGAGGCTATTCGGGTCGCGGATCAACTAAGAACCACTGGCCGTTTAGTGCGCGGACGAATTGGCGTGGCGATTGGTGAGATCAATAAAGAGGTGGCTGAAAGCCTTGGTCTTGGCAAACCACGTGGCGCTTTTGTCCGTAATGTAGAACCTGGTGCGCCTGCAGCCAAGGGCGGCATTGAGGCTGGTGATGTGATCTTAAGCTTTAACGGGCGCGATATTAATAAGTCCACCGACCTGCCTCGTATTGTGGGTGAGACCAAACCCGGCACCTCGGCAACGGTTAAAGTTTGGCGCAAAGGGGCAACCCGTGATTTAACGGTTGTGGTTGCAGATGCAGAGCCTGATAAAGCGGTTGCACGCAAGTCAGAGGCTCCAGCTTCGCAAGCTGGTACGGCAAACAAATCATTGGGTATCAGTGTTACCGAATTGACTGAAGCCAAAAATAAGGAATTGGGCGGCAAAGGCGGGGTTGAGATTACCAATGTGGGTGATGGCGCCGCTGCTAGAGCTGGCTTGCGGGTTGGAGACGTGATTGTCCGAATTGGTGATGCCGATATTACCGGGATCAAGCAATTTGAGTCTGTGACCAAAGCCCTTGACCCTAGCAAGGCAGTACCTATTTTTGTGCGTCGCGGGGATGCCACCATCGTAGTACCCATCCGACCCGCTCAGAAATAA
- the pdxJ gene encoding pyridoxine 5'-phosphate synthase: MALIFGMAPLELGINIDHVATLRNARGTSYPDPLMAAQIAEAAGADLITLHLREDRRHIKDADLFALRPLIRTRMNLECAITAEMLGIAIQVKPQDVCLVPEKRTEITTEGGLDVTTHRDQVHSAIKQLQAAGIRVSLFIDPDSRQIDVAKELGAHVIELHTGAYADAQIEHQSFELQRIAEAARYAKSLGFRVNAGHGLNEQNVQPIAKITEISELNIGHAIIAEAIFKGLPNAIRDMRRLMNEARS, translated from the coding sequence ATGGCTTTAATATTCGGTATGGCCCCACTAGAGCTCGGAATTAATATCGATCACGTTGCAACCCTGCGTAATGCTAGGGGGACATCCTATCCCGATCCACTCATGGCCGCACAAATTGCCGAAGCAGCAGGCGCTGATTTGATCACCTTGCATTTGCGTGAGGATCGACGTCATATCAAAGATGCCGATTTATTTGCGCTTCGACCCTTGATTCGCACCCGTATGAACTTGGAATGCGCAATTACAGCGGAGATGCTGGGCATTGCGATTCAGGTTAAGCCGCAGGATGTGTGCTTGGTTCCTGAGAAGCGGACCGAAATTACTACCGAAGGTGGGCTCGATGTAACCACTCACCGGGATCAAGTGCACTCTGCCATCAAGCAACTGCAGGCTGCTGGTATTCGGGTCTCACTCTTTATTGATCCAGACTCTCGTCAAATTGATGTCGCTAAGGAGCTTGGAGCACATGTAATTGAGTTACACACTGGAGCCTATGCAGATGCTCAAATAGAGCATCAATCATTTGAGCTGCAGCGAATTGCAGAGGCTGCACGCTATGCAAAGAGTTTAGGTTTTCGAGTCAATGCCGGGCATGGTTTAAATGAGCAAAATGTTCAGCCCATCGCCAAAATCACTGAAATTAGCGAGCTAAATATTGGGCATGCGATCATTGCAGAGGCAATTTTTAAGGGTCTACCCAATGCGATTCGGGATATGCGCAGACTCATGAATGAGGCGCGTTCGTAA
- the acpS gene encoding holo-ACP synthase, producing the protein MIVGIGTDLLQMGRLQSAYERTQGRLAKRVLGDEEYQVFQQRLSRNHKRGMAYLATRFAAKEAFSKAIGLGMHMPMSWRSLQTLNEPSGKPYTKYSGALLQFMEDKQWHAHVTVTDEQEMVMAFVVVSYGTPIVTSFDPQNYLG; encoded by the coding sequence ATGATTGTCGGGATCGGGACTGATCTCTTACAGATGGGTCGACTGCAGTCGGCTTATGAGCGCACCCAAGGTCGCTTAGCCAAGCGGGTTTTGGGGGATGAGGAGTATCAGGTGTTTCAACAGCGACTTAGCCGTAATCACAAGCGGGGGATGGCCTACTTAGCTACCCGTTTTGCCGCTAAGGAGGCGTTTTCAAAAGCGATTGGCTTGGGTATGCATATGCCGATGAGTTGGCGGTCTTTGCAAACACTCAATGAGCCTAGCGGCAAGCCTTATACAAAATATTCAGGGGCTCTGTTGCAGTTTATGGAAGATAAACAATGGCATGCGCATGTGACGGTGACTGACGAACAAGAAATGGTGATGGCGTTTGTGGTCGTCAGTTATGGCACACCCATTGTTACCAGCTTTGATCCACAAAACTATCTTGGATGA
- the era gene encoding GTPase Era, whose protein sequence is MFRCGTIALVGRPNMGKSTLLNALVGQKISITSRKAQTTRYRIAGVQTREHAQFIFIDTPGFQTRVMNTLNQTLNRTVTSTLHDVDVICFIVEAGYWGADDVKVLRLLPSDKPVLLVANKLDLFASRFDDSEERDLALFEFMKKMAQPWAAIAQQTKGCEAETIASPEQTFAEVIPMSGKNKDDIERLLDVIAEYLPEGEVRYEPDTLTDRSERFMAAEILREKVFRYTGDELPYSSSVVIDQFKLDGTMRRIAATILVDRDSHKAMIIGQKGERLKKISTEARLDMEALFDSKVFLETWVKVKRGWADDLAELRAQGLE, encoded by the coding sequence ATGTTTAGGTGCGGCACGATCGCATTAGTGGGCAGGCCCAATATGGGTAAATCCACCCTATTAAATGCACTCGTAGGGCAAAAAATTAGCATCACATCGCGCAAAGCGCAAACGACCCGCTACCGAATTGCTGGGGTGCAGACGCGTGAGCATGCACAGTTTATTTTTATCGATACTCCGGGCTTTCAGACGCGCGTCATGAATACCCTTAACCAAACCCTCAATCGAACCGTAACCAGCACTTTGCACGACGTTGATGTCATCTGCTTCATTGTAGAGGCGGGCTACTGGGGTGCCGATGATGTCAAAGTTTTGCGATTATTACCAAGTGACAAACCGGTACTGTTAGTTGCAAATAAGTTAGATTTATTTGCGTCGCGTTTTGATGATTCTGAAGAGCGTGATTTAGCACTCTTTGAGTTCATGAAAAAAATGGCACAGCCATGGGCAGCAATTGCTCAGCAAACCAAGGGTTGCGAAGCAGAAACGATTGCAAGCCCAGAGCAAACTTTTGCTGAGGTGATTCCAATGAGCGGCAAAAATAAGGATGATATTGAACGTTTGTTGGATGTGATTGCAGAGTATTTGCCGGAGGGCGAGGTGCGATACGAGCCTGACACCCTGACGGATCGAAGCGAACGCTTTATGGCTGCGGAGATCTTACGTGAGAAGGTATTTCGCTATACCGGCGATGAGTTGCCGTATTCAAGCTCTGTGGTGATTGATCAATTCAAGCTCGACGGTACGATGCGACGCATAGCTGCAACTATTCTGGTGGATCGCGACAGCCATAAGGCAATGATCATTGGTCAGAAAGGCGAGCGGCTAAAGAAGATCTCGACTGAAGCCCGTTTAGATATGGAAGCATTATTTGATAGCAAAGTTTTCTTAGAAACCTGGGTTAAGGTCAAGCGGGGATGGGCTGATGATCTTGCCGAACTACGTGCTCAGGGTTTGGAATAA